The following are encoded in a window of Chloroflexota bacterium genomic DNA:
- the dnaJ gene encoding molecular chaperone DnaJ, whose protein sequence is MPRDYYEILGVPKGSSADELKSAFRGLARQYHPDVSKEPDAEERFKEINEAYAVLSDQEKRAAYDRYGHAGVQGAGGVPDWTSVDFSDIFEELFGFGFGGFGGRSSSRSRNAPRRGADLQYRVQLSFEEAVFGIEKEIEISRNENCDTCSGSGAKPGTTPTRCSTCNGQGEVRQSRQTILGSMVQVTTCPTCGGKGEVIVAPCETCRGQGLVRQTRKKLVNIPAGVDTGTQIRLSGEGQPGANNGPPGNLYLVIQVNKHRYFRRRDNDILLDLNVNIAQATLGDEVQVPTVDGDTLLKIPSGTQPGKIIRMRGKGVPHLRNNHRGDQLVVINIDIPRTLSEEQRVIFEQLANSLGTEVTPQERGFFDRLKDVIGG, encoded by the coding sequence ATGCCACGAGACTATTACGAAATTCTAGGCGTACCCAAAGGTTCTTCGGCAGACGAGTTAAAATCGGCCTTCCGAGGTTTGGCGCGCCAATATCATCCTGATGTTAGCAAAGAACCGGATGCCGAGGAACGCTTCAAAGAAATCAATGAAGCCTATGCTGTGCTTTCCGATCAGGAAAAACGCGCCGCGTATGACCGCTATGGTCACGCCGGCGTACAGGGTGCTGGCGGTGTCCCCGACTGGACCAGTGTCGATTTTAGCGACATTTTTGAAGAACTCTTCGGTTTTGGTTTCGGCGGCTTTGGCGGACGCTCATCATCGCGTTCGCGCAATGCGCCCCGACGCGGCGCCGATTTACAATATCGCGTGCAACTTAGTTTTGAAGAAGCTGTTTTCGGGATCGAAAAAGAGATTGAGATCAGTCGCAACGAAAACTGCGATACATGCAGCGGCAGTGGCGCCAAGCCCGGCACCACCCCCACACGCTGCTCCACCTGTAATGGTCAGGGCGAAGTTCGCCAGTCGCGCCAAACCATTCTCGGCTCGATGGTGCAAGTGACCACCTGCCCCACCTGTGGCGGCAAAGGCGAAGTGATTGTCGCACCTTGCGAAACCTGCCGCGGGCAAGGCCTGGTGCGCCAAACCCGTAAGAAACTTGTCAACATCCCGGCGGGGGTTGACACAGGAACGCAGATCCGTCTGAGCGGTGAAGGCCAGCCCGGAGCCAATAACGGCCCTCCCGGCAATCTCTACCTCGTGATCCAGGTTAACAAACACAGATACTTCCGCCGCCGCGATAACGACATCCTGCTCGATCTGAATGTCAATATTGCCCAAGCTACCCTCGGCGATGAAGTACAGGTACCCACAGTCGATGGCGACACACTGCTGAAAATTCCCAGTGGAACGCAGCCCGGCAAAATTATCCGCATGCGGGGCAAAGGGGTTCCCCATTTACGCAACAACCACCGCGGCGATCAGCTAGTAGTGATTAATATTGATATTCCCCGCACGCTTAGCGAAGAACAGCGCGTGATCTTCGAGCAATTAGCCAACAGCCTGGGCACCGAAGTGACACCCCAGGAACGCGGCTTCTTCGACCGCTTGAAAGACGTCATTGGCGGATGA
- the prmA gene encoding 50S ribosomal protein L11 methyltransferase, producing the protein MSWLEVSLTVDGELAEAVADVLARFVPGGVVVESTGIAPDLEGPGYPIGPLKVCGYLPIDAQLEETRQRIEESLYFLGRIQALPEAQFTQIAEINWAEAWKENFHPVNIGERLLIIPGWLDAPHESRIPIRIDPGMAFGTGTHPTTQLCLEFLETSEFSESIRGLEIFDIGCGSGILSIAALKLGAACAFGVDTDTDAITTAEENARINEVGEYAHFARGSVEAIQQGVFPVTQAPLVIANILAHILIQLLDSGMADLIAPGGKLLLSGILEEQMPNMLAALQKHQLEIVAQRQIEDWVALTVKN; encoded by the coding sequence ATGAGTTGGCTTGAAGTTTCGCTTACCGTGGACGGCGAATTAGCCGAAGCGGTTGCCGATGTTTTGGCGCGTTTTGTACCCGGTGGCGTGGTCGTTGAAAGCACGGGCATTGCCCCCGATCTCGAAGGTCCGGGCTACCCGATTGGCCCGCTGAAAGTCTGCGGCTATCTCCCCATTGACGCTCAACTTGAAGAAACTCGCCAGCGCATCGAGGAATCACTCTATTTCTTGGGGCGCATTCAAGCCTTGCCCGAAGCACAATTCACCCAAATTGCAGAAATCAACTGGGCCGAAGCCTGGAAAGAAAATTTCCACCCGGTCAATATCGGCGAGCGCTTGCTAATTATCCCTGGCTGGCTCGATGCCCCCCATGAAAGCCGTATTCCCATCCGCATTGATCCGGGCATGGCCTTTGGCACCGGCACCCACCCCACCACCCAGCTTTGTTTGGAGTTTTTAGAAACCTCAGAGTTTTCCGAAAGCATCCGAGGGCTGGAGATATTCGATATTGGCTGCGGATCGGGGATACTCTCGATTGCCGCCCTAAAATTAGGCGCGGCGTGCGCCTTCGGTGTGGATACTGACACCGATGCAATTACCACAGCCGAGGAAAATGCCCGCATCAACGAAGTTGGCGAATACGCTCACTTCGCCCGCGGCTCGGTGGAAGCCATCCAGCAAGGCGTCTTCCCGGTGACACAAGCTCCACTGGTGATTGCCAATATTCTGGCGCATATCCTCATTCAACTCTTAGATTCAGGCATGGCCGACTTGATTGCTCCCGGTGGGAAATTGCTGCTCTCGGGCATTCTCGAAGAACAGATGCCCAATATGCTGGCCGCCCTTCAAAAACACCAACTCGAGATCGTTGCCCAACGCCAGATTGAAGATTGGGTGGCATTGACGGTTAAAAATTGA